One window from the genome of Aphelocoma coerulescens isolate FSJ_1873_10779 unplaced genomic scaffold, UR_Acoe_1.0 HiC_scaffold_182, whole genome shotgun sequence encodes:
- the LOC138101010 gene encoding class II histocompatibility antigen, B-L beta chain-like → MGRVAAAGAVLVALVVLGAPPAAGEKLSRVLQEMFKAECHFINGTERVRLVVRNFYNRLQDVMFDSDVGHYVGFTPYGEMNARYWNSDPVIMERRRAEVDTVCRHNYGVYTPFSVERRVPPSVSISLVPSSSQPSPGRLLCSVMDFYPAEIQVRWFQGQQELSGHVVATDIVPNGDWTYQLLVLLEIPPQRGVSYTCQVEHVSLEQPLSLHWEMPPDAGRSKMLTGIGGFVLGFVFLALGLGFYLRKKSS, encoded by the exons ATGGGGCGAGTGGCGGCAGCTGGGGCcgtactggtggcactggtggtgctgggagcccccccggctgCGGGCGAGAAGCTCTCGA GGGTGCTCCAGGAGATGTTTAAGGCCGAGTGTCACTTCATTAACGGCACGGAGCGGGTGAGGTTGGTAGTGAGAAACTTCTACAACCGGCTGCAGGACGTGATGTTCGACAGCGATGTGGGGCACTACGTGGGGTTCACCCCGTATGGGGAGATGAATGCCAGGTACTGGAACAGCGACCCGGTGATCATGGAGCGCAGACGGGCTGAGGTGGACACGGTCTGCCGGCACAACTACGGGGTGTACACCCCGTTCAGCGTGGAGCGCCGAG tgccccccagcgTGTCCATCTCGCTGGTGCCCTcgagctcccagcccagccccggccgCCTGCTCTGCTCCGTGATGGATTTCTACCCTGCCGAGATCCAGGTGAGGTGGTTCCAGGGCCAGCAGGAGCTCTCGGGCCACGTGGTGGCCACCGACATCGTCCCCAACGGGGACTGGACCtaccagctgctggtgctgctggaaatTCCCCCCCAGCGCGGGGTCAGCTACACCTGCCAGGTGGAGCAcgtcagcctggagcagccgcTGAGCCTGCACTGGG AGATGCCGCCGGACGCCGGCCGCAGCAAGATGCTGACGGGCATCGGGGGCTTCGTCTTGGGCTtcgtcttcctggcgctggggctcggcttctacctgcgcaagaag agctcctga